In the genome of Paraburkholderia azotifigens, the window TCCTGGCAAGCGTGGATGGAGGACGGCACTATCCGCGAGCTGGTCTCGGCGCTCAAAGCTATCAAACCTGTGAACACCCGTCACGCGATGGAGCATGGGCGAATCTTGCATTGTCTAAGTTCGTTCAAGCCTTCAGACCTGCGGCTTAATGAGGCAGTCGAGTCGAAGCAGCGCGAAGCCGCCCTGTCGGCCGTAGCCAAGGCTTTCACCGGTATGGCCGCATATTGCTTCTGATATGTACAACCTTTTTGATACCTTTGCGCGTCGCTACGATTGGCATACGCCACCAGATCACTACTTCCGCGATCACGAACTGGTCATATCATTGGCAGCCGAGTACGGACCGGATGCGCGGCTACTGGATGTCGGATGCGGGACAGGCGTCCTTATTTCAAAGGCGATAGCGGCCGGAATCCAGGCTTCAGGCTTCGATGCATCCGCCGATATGGTTGAGGTTGCCCGGGGGCGGATTAAGAAAGACGCCGTCTGGGTTCAACGAATGCAGGAGCTTGATCAACGAGACTGCTATGACCTCGTGGTATCGCTCTCCTGGTGCGTGCACTACTGTGCGGATCGCAACGAGCTGCAAGACGTGGTGGAGAGGATGTATCGCTCACTACGCCCAGGAGGGCGCCTACTGTTACAGGTTGCCCATGCGGACAACCTCAGCAATGAGTGGCTTGAGGATAGAGAGATGGGGCCGGCAGGACTGCCGGACGATGTAGTTCTTCGCTTTCGCTTTCGAACAGCACCTGGGCGGTCCGATGTAATGCTGGCGGACTATGGATTTGTATGTCATAGCCTTGGGGAAGCATTTAGCGAGACACACGAATTGAACGTCGCCAATGCTATAGAAATTGCGGACATGTTGCATGTTTCACGGTATGACGACGTCCAAATCTGGGATTCTTGGAAGCGCGATCCGTTTGCAAGCAGTGGAAACGTTTTCGTTACCGGACTCCGACGTCCCTAAACTATTTGATACCATCACCATGGATGAGAAAAACAATGAAGCCCAAGGAGTGCTTTGGCGAACTCATGTGCTCCTGGCTACTGTGTGGCGCCGCCTCAAACCTCGTACCACCCGGCGTAGCCGTTGCTCCATGACAGAAGTACTTCGCAAAGAACGGGAAGCACTAGAAAAACGCCTGCGAAGTATCGGAGACCCTCGACCAGAAGGAAGGTGGGAACGGAATAACTGCGATTTCCCGAAAGACTAGTTCGGGACCAACCGAGTTGCGCGAAAGCTCATGTTCATCGTGATCGTCGGCATGGCTCCGTTTTTTGCAGCGAGGGAGGTCTCCGAAACATGAGACCGGGCAAGCGACGAATGCTGGATCGAAGCGATCGTCTGGATCCGATATACGATGAGATCGAACGGCTGAAGGCGGGAATTCGAGCCAAGGTCGAGCACCCGTTTCGCGTCATCAAGAGGCAGTTCGGTTATGCGAAGACGCGTTATCGTGGTTTGATGAAAAATACCGCTCAGATAACCACGTTGTTTGCGTTGAGCAACTTATGGATGGCGCGCAGTGCGTTATGGAAGTCTTGAAATCAGATCGGTGTGGCGACAGGTCGACAGGTTTCGTCGCCATAGCGTGGGACAGACGGTGATACCTGGCGCTCTTCACCCCAAGTCACCACCATCTGCGGTCGGGCTGTGACTGATGCGAAAGAACATCGCGCCGAAAAACGAGTTGTGCAGACCTTCCTTAACAGCGGGCCTGTTCGCGCGACTCGGCCCCCTCCTCGCAAGCGAAACGGCCGCCCGCAGTCAAGTGGCGTCGCCCCCCGGTCAACGGCCATTCTTCGATTTGAACATGCCTAGGTGAAGCCTGAGATAGTATGCCTGCTGTTTGTTGGGGACTTCTCGCAAGTTCGCGGGAATGCCGAGGATCGCGCGATCCGCCTTTGTGACCCGGTGAGAGATCTGCATTTTGCCGGTCTCCGGTGCGAAAGCAATCAGGTGGTTGTCGAAGAGTTTGTCTAGCGTAGCAATAAGCGGTAGCCCATTGAACGGATCCAGACGCTGTTCATCAGTGCTGTCGTTCCAGCACTTGGCATGACTCGCAATCAGAGCTGACCGGATGGTAAGACCGGTCACCGCGCATTTGCCCCCCACAATTTCAACATCTTCTTGCGATAGATGCCCTGACCCAGTCGGGCTTTAATCAAAGCTTCGCGCTGAGTCGGCTTGAGATCCGAGCGCCGGCCAATCGCTTCGAGATCCGTATGGATTGTCTCGGCACTATCCGAAGGTAAGGTCGCGCTGCCGGTACCAAGGTTTGATTTGCGGGTTGCCTTCGGTCCCCAAACTTGCAGAACCTTGTTACCTTGAGGTGGCGCCTTTCCTTCCAGGAATGCCTTGATCCCACTATCGATCAAGGGGAGTTTCCGGAATTTATCTACCTCGAAAATTGTGCGATCCCCGTTAGGCCGTGATCCGGTTACAACGCCTGCGAAAAGCGTGCGTGGGTAGCCGTCCGACGTATGTGAGGCCGACGTCGGTAGGGTGGGAAGCACGACAAACATAAGGTCGCCGCGGGAAACGCGATTGGGAGCCACATCCCAACTGCCAGTCTCATTTTTCTTGACGAAGTCACGATTCAGTCTGTCGAGTTCGGCATCACCAGGCTTTCCGGTAACGAGAAACGCTCGCCCGCACTCGGGATACCGGTCTTGGTAGCTCTTTATCGTTTCTGCTTCATACATGGTGGCTTGGAATGACAAAATTGGACGAAAATAATCCTACATCAGTACGGTTTCAGATGCTCTTAATCCGGTGTAACACCAGTTCAGAACGATCGAGTTCGCATCGAGTGGCCATGCCGAGCGACTGCTCGACTTTGAAACCCGCCGTTGCGCCTCTGGCGGCCCGACTGTCGGCACCGGGTCGATTATGCTAGTCCGCTATTCCCAGAAACAGACATTCGACTGCAAGTCATCGCGAATGAACGGCGTTGATCGACGCCGCCATCCCCTGCGATGACTACAACAAGATCGCTTGCTGCAGAAGTTCCAGGGCTTTCAGTTCGTCAAGTCGACCCGTGCGTGCTTTGCCTGCGAGCGTCTTGATCAATGCTTCTGCTATCGGCGCAATACCCTGCAAATTGTCCAGGCTGGTCGAGGAGGTGAAGGGCACCGGAGGCAAGTCTTGATGCGAAGGCGCAGCGGCAGGCATCGACCCAGCCGGTACCGCTGGGGCTACCGGAGCTTCCGCATGACTTCCTGCCGATAAACGGCTGGCAAGATCGACGGCTAGGTCATTTACGGGAGCTTCGGAGCTGGCGATGGTCGTTTCTCTTTGTTCCCCAACATGCGCAGGAACGG includes:
- a CDS encoding class I SAM-dependent DNA methyltransferase, with translation MYNLFDTFARRYDWHTPPDHYFRDHELVISLAAEYGPDARLLDVGCGTGVLISKAIAAGIQASGFDASADMVEVARGRIKKDAVWVQRMQELDQRDCYDLVVSLSWCVHYCADRNELQDVVERMYRSLRPGGRLLLQVAHADNLSNEWLEDREMGPAGLPDDVVLRFRFRTAPGRSDVMLADYGFVCHSLGEAFSETHELNVANAIEIADMLHVSRYDDVQIWDSWKRDPFASSGNVFVTGLRRP
- a CDS encoding HNH endonuclease signature motif containing protein, with the protein product MTGLTIRSALIASHAKCWNDSTDEQRLDPFNGLPLIATLDKLFDNHLIAFAPETGKMQISHRVTKADRAILGIPANLREVPNKQQAYYLRLHLGMFKSKNGR